The Clostridioides sp. ES-S-0010-02 genome window below encodes:
- a CDS encoding NAD(P)H-hydrate dehydratase has product MLIGTANLSRSVDNACVEELGIPMIVLMENAVISAMRNMDIDIYNDYTIVCGVGNNGGDGLGIARHLKLKEKNVNVFLIGNIKKLSECSKINYNILLNMGINIINIDKNDLSEEYNDYINKNKVDKIIETEKQSIIKNKNLTMFKEAVSKSDVVIDAIFGTGLKREITGIFKEVIDIVNDNSKNTYSIDIPSGIDSDKGSILGICIKAKKTISFEFYKRGFLNYDVNSLIGDVIVEKIGIPDFITRKYHNDEFITDESFVKNNIRRRDKNGFKSDFGKVSIVAGSKGFYGASFIATESAVKSGSGLVTLISSKDVQEKVSIRLTEAMTVNFEEERVDKLLSSSNAIGFGPGMGDNHKTFERLLRVVENSSCPIILDADGLNVMKDRCYKFLEWKNKFVITPHLGEMARLTGDSIGYIREHRVDVAKEFAQKYNVVVLLKGYQTIITDGKETYINPTGNSCMATGGMGDCLLGMITSFVGQGMDILEATVSGAYVHGYIGDKLGKSMYTVNATDLISNISLTMNKFLII; this is encoded by the coding sequence GTGTTGATAGGTACAGCGAATTTAAGTAGAAGTGTTGATAATGCATGCGTAGAAGAATTGGGAATTCCAATGATTGTATTGATGGAAAATGCAGTAATATCTGCAATGAGAAACATGGATATAGATATATATAATGATTATACAATTGTATGTGGTGTTGGAAATAATGGTGGAGATGGTCTTGGAATAGCAAGACATTTAAAGCTAAAAGAAAAAAATGTAAATGTCTTTTTAATTGGTAATATCAAGAAACTAAGTGAATGTTCTAAAATCAATTATAATATACTTTTAAATATGGGGATTAATATTATAAATATTGATAAAAATGATTTAAGCGAGGAATATAATGACTATATAAATAAAAATAAAGTAGATAAAATTATTGAAACAGAAAAACAGAGTATAATTAAAAATAAAAATTTAACAATGTTTAAGGAAGCAGTATCTAAAAGTGATGTTGTAATAGATGCAATATTTGGAACAGGACTAAAGAGAGAAATAACTGGTATTTTTAAAGAAGTAATTGATATAGTAAATGATAACAGCAAAAATACATATTCTATAGATATACCATCTGGTATAGATAGTGACAAAGGAAGTATACTTGGAATTTGTATTAAAGCAAAAAAAACAATTAGTTTTGAGTTTTATAAAAGAGGTTTTTTAAATTATGATGTAAACTCACTTATTGGGGATGTAATTGTAGAAAAAATAGGTATTCCAGATTTTATTACAAGAAAATACCATAATGATGAATTCATAACTGATGAGAGTTTTGTAAAAAATAATATTAGAAGAAGAGATAAGAATGGATTTAAAAGTGATTTTGGAAAAGTATCTATAGTTGCAGGCTCAAAAGGATTTTATGGGGCTAGTTTCATAGCAACTGAATCTGCTGTTAAAAGTGGAAGTGGTCTTGTAACTTTGATTAGTAGTAAAGATGTACAAGAAAAAGTATCTATTAGACTCACTGAAGCAATGACTGTAAATTTTGAAGAAGAGAGAGTTGATAAACTATTGAGCTCTAGCAATGCAATTGGTTTTGGTCCAGGAATGGGAGATAATCACAAAACTTTTGAGAGATTACTTAGAGTAGTAGAAAACTCTAGTTGTCCAATAATATTGGATGCAGATGGATTAAATGTTATGAAGGATAGATGCTATAAGTTTTTAGAGTGGAAAAATAAGTTTGTAATTACTCCACATCTGGGAGAAATGGCCAGGTTGACAGGTGACTCAATTGGGTATATAAGAGAACATAGAGTAGATGTCGCAAAAGAATTTGCTCAAAAATACAATGTAGTTGTCCTTTTAAAAGGATATCAAACTATCATAACAGATGGTAAAGAAACATATATAAATCCTACAGGAAATAGTTGTATGGCAACTGGTGGAATGGGAGACTGTTTACTTGGTATGATTACTTCTTTTGTAGGTCAAGGTATGGATATACTTGAAGCTACAGTGAGTGGAGCATATGTACATGGTTATATAGGAGATAAGTTAGGAAAAAGTATGTATACAGTAAATGCAACAGATTTAATAAGTAACATTTCGTTAACAATGAACAAGTTTTTGATTATTTAA